In the Orenia marismortui DSM 5156 genome, one interval contains:
- a CDS encoding EFR1 family ferrodoxin (N-terminal region resembles flavodoxins. C-terminal ferrodoxin region binds two 4Fe-4S clusters.) translates to MFKSVELFYFSGTGNTLLLVKEMKEVFKENEIKVSVKKIENTYSPKINKDSLVGLLFPINTNATMPFVWEFFKSLPEANGNPIFMVNTNNGTPAISHPLFKLLKGKGYNPVASCEILMPNNIQFDSMKPDENNRVTLGKRKIREFTISLLEGSSVWDLNMKGPRFVSWLARNTPLPWITSRLFCKFKVDKEVCQQCKVCVNNCPISNIKMNYFPQHLNKCQFCGRCITNCTERAIYIKGKKDSVTIKGVV, encoded by the coding sequence ATGTTTAAAAGTGTTGAACTGTTTTATTTTTCTGGAACTGGAAATACATTGTTACTTGTTAAAGAAATGAAAGAAGTATTTAAGGAAAATGAGATAAAAGTTAGCGTGAAAAAAATAGAAAATACATATTCGCCTAAAATCAACAAAGATTCATTAGTTGGTCTATTATTTCCAATTAATACAAACGCAACAATGCCATTTGTTTGGGAGTTTTTTAAATCTTTACCTGAGGCTAATGGTAATCCGATATTTATGGTTAATACAAATAATGGTACACCTGCTATATCTCATCCTTTATTTAAACTCCTAAAAGGAAAAGGTTATAATCCAGTTGCTTCTTGTGAAATTTTAATGCCAAACAATATTCAGTTTGATTCTATGAAGCCTGATGAAAATAATAGGGTGACTTTAGGAAAAAGAAAGATTAGAGAGTTTACAATAAGTTTACTGGAAGGATCATCTGTTTGGGATTTAAATATGAAAGGTCCCAGATTTGTTTCATGGTTAGCAAGGAATACTCCCCTACCTTGGATTACAAGTAGACTTTTCTGTAAGTTTAAAGTTGATAAAGAGGTCTGTCAGCAATGCAAAGTTTGTGTAAATAATTGTCCTATCAGTAACATCAAAATGAATTATTTCCCTCAGCACTTAAATAAATGCCAGTTTTGCGGAAGATGTATAACTAATTGTACTGAAAGAGCCATTTATATAAAGGGCAAAAAGGATTCTGTTACAATCAAAGGGGTGGTATAA
- a CDS encoding TetR/AcrR family transcriptional regulator, translating into MTRISKKPEIRKNEILDVAEELFAKEGFDNTPVSKIVNKVGVAKGTFYYYFNSKEDIIVAILERRFNYIKKKINKVINDKTYTPIKKLEMLLIELIFPHKEGNNYVNNIKIDENAKIHQKRDVLFFEIFEPYIEMVVKEGVEKGSFNTNNIGETSKILFLGIDRYIHICYNTLNNKKILDKRIKAITEVIERVLGIEGNLNLR; encoded by the coding sequence ATGACAAGAATATCAAAAAAACCGGAGATAAGGAAAAATGAAATTTTAGATGTTGCTGAAGAGTTGTTTGCAAAAGAAGGCTTTGATAATACCCCTGTAAGTAAAATTGTTAATAAGGTTGGTGTTGCTAAGGGGACATTTTATTATTATTTTAATTCTAAAGAAGATATTATTGTCGCTATACTAGAGAGAAGATTTAATTATATTAAGAAGAAAATTAACAAAGTGATTAATGATAAAACATATACTCCTATAAAAAAGTTAGAAATGTTATTAATTGAACTTATTTTTCCTCATAAAGAAGGCAATAATTATGTTAATAATATAAAGATAGACGAAAATGCCAAAATTCATCAAAAACGAGATGTTCTTTTTTTTGAGATCTTTGAACCCTATATTGAGATGGTTGTAAAAGAAGGAGTAGAGAAAGGAAGTTTCAATACTAATAATATAGGAGAAACAAGTAAAATTTTGTTTTTGGGGATAGATAGATATATACATATTTGCTATAATACTTTAAATAATAAAAAGATACTTGATAAAAGAATTAAAGCGATTACAGAAGTTATTGAAAGAGTTCTGGGTATAGAAGGAAATTTGAATTTAAGGTAG
- a CDS encoding MBL fold metallo-hydrolase has translation MVRDKEAIIHHLFHSGVAIKTSNHFLIFDYYNDTPKKGIRKIDNGVISKKDLNKEENPIVFVTHSHHDHFNPIIFEWEKWNEDITYILSDDIEVEEEDNRYIMKKYQEINWSNDIYIKTYGTTDQGLSYYVEVDGLNIFHSGDLNWWHWKKFSSEKQQVEEEDYKKEIEKLKEKDVDIAFVPVDPRLEEFYHLAGRYFAETIKPKLLIPIHFSDNYAITKNFSKEIKDLQVDGAIIEKRGEKIRFRKSY, from the coding sequence GTGGTTAGAGATAAAGAAGCTATAATTCATCATCTCTTTCATAGTGGAGTAGCCATTAAAACATCGAATCATTTTTTAATCTTTGATTATTATAATGATACGCCTAAAAAAGGGATTAGGAAGATAGATAATGGGGTTATAAGTAAAAAAGACCTAAATAAAGAAGAGAATCCGATTGTCTTTGTAACACATAGTCATCATGATCATTTCAACCCTATTATCTTTGAATGGGAGAAGTGGAATGAAGATATAACTTATATCTTAAGTGATGATATTGAGGTTGAAGAAGAAGATAATCGATATATAATGAAGAAATATCAAGAGATAAATTGGTCTAATGATATTTATATTAAGACTTATGGTACTACTGATCAAGGTTTATCTTACTATGTCGAAGTAGATGGACTTAATATCTTTCATTCTGGTGATTTGAACTGGTGGCATTGGAAGAAGTTTAGCTCTGAAAAGCAACAAGTAGAAGAAGAAGATTATAAAAAAGAGATTGAAAAGCTAAAGGAAAAAGATGTGGACATAGCCTTTGTTCCAGTCGATCCGAGATTAGAAGAGTTTTATCATCTAGCAGGACGGTATTTTGCAGAAACTATTAAGCCTAAATTATTAATACCTATTCACTTTAGTGATAACTATGCTATCACTAAAAACTTTAGCAAAGAGATCAAAGACTTACAAGTAGATGGGGCAATAATTGAAAAGCGTGGAGAGAAGATTAGATTTAGAAAGTCTTACTAA
- the gltB gene encoding glutamate synthase large subunit, with protein sequence MIKRKGIPSQEGLYYPEYERDNCGVGFITNINGEKSHKVVEKGLEILVRLEHRGAVGADPETGDGAGILMQLPDEFLRTKMKEEGLELPQKGDYGVGMIFLPRKSDECLLAEGITEKIIEEEGQEVLGWRDVPLNETVIGESAASTLPVIKQVFIKKADNIDNFELKLYIIRRRIEKAIEDSEIKNTEFFSIPSLSNRVLVYKGLILPAQIKEFYLDLQDPTLKSAIALVHQRFSTNTFPSWDLAQPFRYLAHNGEINTLTGNINWMDAREPDLDCERIGNDIDKLFPITNPIDSDSANLDHAFELLVASGMSLVEAMTMLVPEPWEKNDFLKDQVRDYYEYNAGLMEPWDGPAAIAFTDGTQMGATLDRNGLRPARYIVTKDGFVIMASEIGTLEVDPANISESRRLQPGKMLLIDTEEGRILSDEEIKEKVSTARPYGEWLKENKKYLKDLTGGKERYGEDFDTIVTRLKSFGYSREDLSVIISPMAENKKESIGSMGNDEPLAVLSNRSKSLFDYFKQLFAQVTNPPIDPIREEIVMSLKTNLGVKANILEKTADKARTIELESPILSNEDLDKIIHLNDEEFRAKSIPMVFDPEEKNGLEKGLDRLFHYAEESIDAGYNVLVLSDRKIDDFNAPIPSLLATSALHNYLIKENKRNGVDIIVETGEAREVMHFALLIGYGALAVNPYLALETISYMTDKELYLDAADSDTLNSRKKGYIKAINKGLLKIMSKMGISTIQSYRGAQIFEAVGLSQGFIDQYFPGTTSRIEGIALDVLEREILDNHSKAFKELNDSNENLLENEGKYKWRPKGEHHLFTPEAISTLQYAAKTNDYELYKEYSKMINDQSGNLSTIRGLFKFKDRNPIPISEVEPVEEIRKRFVTGAMSYGSISKEAHETIAKAMNAIGGMSNSGEGGEDPERFEDNRRSAIKQVASGRFGVTTHYLVNADELQIKMAQGAKPGEGGHLPGHKVTEEIARVRHTSPGIDLISPPPHHDIYSIEDLAQLIFDLKNVNPEARVSVKLVSRIGIGTIAAGVSKAHADMILVSGYDGGTGAAPLTSIKHTGLPWELGLSETHQVLIKNNLRGRVRVQADGQMKTGRDIAIAALLGAEEYGFSTSSLVVLGCIMMRACHSNTCPVGVATQNPELRKRFSGRVDDLINFFTFIAQEMREIMAELGFRTVDEMVGRVDKLEMNEAIKHWKSEGIDLTKILHQPTLPKKIAGRCVEKQDHGIDEVLDRKLIDLATPALEKGEKVDLDLDIYNTNRTAGTMLSGEIAKRYGAQGLDDDTININFKGYAGQSFGTFGMQGLTLNLEGQANDYIGKGLFGAKIIIKKPKTSDFKAEENIIGGNTILYGAIRGELYMNGIAGERFAVRNSGASAVVEGVGDHCCEYMTGGRVVVLGETGRNFGAGMSGGIAYVYDIAGNFEDKVNQGIVNIEELEEDDILELKSLLEKHVEYTDSERGKEILADWDKSLSKFVKVISPAYKELLAKSREEAE encoded by the coding sequence ATGATTAAACGAAAAGGAATCCCTTCACAAGAGGGCCTTTATTATCCTGAATATGAAAGGGATAATTGTGGTGTTGGTTTTATTACCAATATTAATGGTGAGAAGAGCCATAAAGTAGTAGAGAAGGGGTTAGAAATTTTAGTGAGATTAGAACACAGGGGTGCAGTCGGAGCCGATCCAGAAACAGGTGATGGAGCTGGTATTTTGATGCAGCTACCTGATGAGTTTTTACGAACTAAGATGAAAGAAGAAGGGCTAGAATTACCACAGAAAGGTGATTATGGGGTAGGGATGATCTTTTTACCTCGTAAATCAGATGAATGCCTTCTAGCTGAAGGAATTACAGAGAAAATTATTGAAGAAGAAGGTCAAGAAGTATTAGGATGGAGAGATGTACCTTTAAATGAGACTGTAATTGGTGAAAGTGCAGCTAGTACTTTACCTGTAATTAAGCAGGTCTTTATTAAAAAGGCAGATAACATAGATAATTTTGAATTGAAGTTATATATAATTAGAAGAAGAATTGAAAAGGCTATCGAAGATAGTGAGATTAAGAACACTGAATTTTTCAGTATTCCTAGTTTATCTAATCGTGTTTTAGTATATAAAGGTTTAATCTTACCAGCACAGATTAAAGAATTTTATTTGGATTTACAAGATCCAACATTAAAGTCAGCTATTGCATTAGTACATCAAAGATTTAGTACTAATACATTCCCATCTTGGGATTTAGCACAACCTTTTAGATATTTAGCACATAATGGTGAGATTAATACTTTAACTGGAAATATTAATTGGATGGATGCTAGAGAACCGGATTTAGATTGTGAAAGAATAGGAAATGATATAGATAAGTTATTCCCAATTACCAATCCTATAGATAGTGATTCAGCTAACTTAGATCATGCTTTTGAACTACTAGTTGCTTCAGGTATGAGCTTAGTTGAAGCTATGACCATGCTAGTTCCAGAACCATGGGAGAAGAACGATTTCTTAAAAGATCAAGTTAGAGATTATTATGAATATAATGCTGGTTTAATGGAACCGTGGGATGGTCCAGCAGCTATTGCCTTTACAGATGGTACTCAAATGGGGGCTACTTTAGATCGTAATGGATTAAGACCAGCTAGATATATAGTAACTAAGGATGGTTTTGTAATTATGGCTTCGGAAATAGGTACTTTAGAAGTAGATCCTGCTAATATATCAGAAAGTCGTAGATTGCAACCAGGTAAGATGCTACTTATCGATACTGAAGAAGGTAGAATATTATCTGATGAAGAGATAAAAGAAAAGGTTAGTACAGCTCGTCCTTATGGTGAGTGGCTAAAAGAAAATAAAAAGTATTTAAAAGACTTAACAGGTGGTAAAGAGAGATATGGAGAAGATTTTGATACTATTGTTACTAGATTAAAATCTTTTGGTTATAGTAGAGAAGACTTGAGTGTAATCATTTCGCCAATGGCTGAGAACAAGAAAGAATCAATCGGTTCTATGGGTAATGATGAACCATTAGCTGTTCTGTCTAATCGTTCAAAATCTTTATTTGATTACTTTAAACAGTTATTTGCTCAGGTAACTAATCCGCCAATTGATCCAATTAGAGAAGAGATTGTTATGTCTCTTAAGACCAATCTTGGCGTAAAAGCTAATATCTTAGAAAAGACAGCAGATAAAGCTAGAACGATTGAATTGGAATCTCCAATCTTAAGTAATGAAGATTTGGATAAGATAATTCATTTAAATGATGAAGAATTTAGAGCCAAGTCTATTCCAATGGTCTTTGACCCAGAAGAGAAAAACGGATTAGAAAAGGGATTAGATAGATTGTTCCACTATGCTGAAGAGAGTATTGATGCAGGTTATAATGTACTTGTATTAAGTGATCGAAAAATAGATGATTTCAATGCTCCAATTCCAAGTTTATTGGCTACTTCTGCATTGCACAATTATTTAATTAAAGAGAATAAAAGAAATGGTGTAGATATAATTGTAGAGACTGGTGAAGCTAGAGAAGTAATGCATTTTGCATTATTAATTGGTTATGGAGCCTTAGCAGTAAATCCATACTTAGCTTTAGAAACAATCTCTTACATGACAGATAAAGAATTATATCTGGATGCTGCTGATAGTGATACACTCAATAGTCGTAAAAAAGGTTATATTAAGGCAATTAATAAAGGTTTACTAAAGATTATGTCTAAGATGGGAATCTCTACAATTCAAAGTTATCGAGGAGCTCAAATCTTTGAAGCTGTAGGATTAAGCCAAGGATTTATCGACCAATATTTCCCTGGTACTACATCTAGAATTGAAGGAATTGCTCTTGACGTCTTAGAAAGAGAAATTTTAGATAATCATAGTAAAGCTTTTAAAGAATTAAATGATAGTAATGAAAATTTATTAGAGAATGAAGGTAAGTATAAGTGGAGACCTAAAGGTGAACATCACTTATTTACACCAGAGGCAATTTCTACTCTCCAATATGCTGCCAAAACTAATGACTATGAACTTTATAAAGAGTATTCTAAGATGATCAATGATCAAAGTGGAAATCTATCTACAATTAGGGGATTATTCAAATTTAAAGATAGAAATCCAATTCCTATTTCAGAAGTAGAGCCAGTAGAAGAGATTAGAAAACGCTTTGTAACTGGAGCAATGTCTTATGGTTCAATTTCTAAAGAAGCTCATGAAACTATTGCTAAAGCGATGAATGCTATTGGTGGTATGTCTAACTCTGGAGAAGGTGGAGAGGATCCAGAAAGATTTGAAGACAATCGTAGAAGTGCTATTAAACAGGTGGCTTCTGGTCGCTTTGGTGTAACAACTCATTATCTAGTTAATGCCGATGAATTACAGATTAAGATGGCACAGGGTGCTAAACCAGGTGAAGGTGGTCATTTACCAGGCCATAAGGTAACAGAAGAGATTGCAAGAGTAAGGCATACTTCTCCAGGTATAGATCTTATCTCACCTCCGCCGCATCATGATATCTATTCGATTGAAGATTTAGCACAGTTAATTTTTGATCTTAAAAATGTTAATCCAGAGGCAAGAGTAAGTGTTAAGTTAGTATCACGAATAGGTATTGGTACTATTGCAGCTGGAGTATCTAAGGCTCATGCTGATATGATCTTAGTATCTGGATATGATGGAGGAACTGGTGCTGCCCCACTTACGTCTATTAAACATACTGGTTTACCTTGGGAGTTAGGATTATCTGAAACTCATCAAGTATTAATTAAGAACAATCTAAGAGGTAGAGTTAGAGTACAAGCTGATGGTCAGATGAAGACAGGAAGGGATATCGCTATTGCAGCTTTACTTGGTGCAGAAGAGTATGGATTCTCTACAAGTTCATTAGTAGTATTAGGTTGTATTATGATGAGAGCTTGCCATAGTAATACTTGTCCTGTAGGTGTTGCTACTCAAAATCCAGAATTGCGTAAGAGATTTTCTGGTAGAGTAGATGATTTAATTAACTTCTTTACATTTATTGCTCAAGAGATGAGAGAGATCATGGCAGAACTAGGATTTAGAACTGTAGATGAAATGGTAGGTAGAGTTGATAAATTAGAGATGAATGAAGCTATTAAGCATTGGAAATCTGAAGGAATTGATCTAACTAAGATCTTACACCAACCAACCTTACCTAAGAAGATTGCAGGTAGATGTGTAGAGAAACAAGATCATGGTATTGATGAGGTTCTTGATCGTAAATTAATCGATCTTGCGACTCCAGCTCTTGAAAAGGGTGAAAAGGTAGACTTAGATCTTGATATTTATAATACTAATCGTACTGCTGGAACTATGTTAAGTGGTGAAATAGCTAAACGTTATGGTGCACAAGGATTAGATGATGATACTATTAATATTAATTTCAAAGGTTATGCCGGACAGAGTTTTGGTACCTTTGGTATGCAAGGACTTACTTTAAACTTAGAAGGTCAAGCTAATGATTATATTGGTAAAGGGTTATTTGGTGCTAAAATAATCATTAAAAAACCTAAAACCTCAGACTTTAAAGCTGAAGAGAATATCATTGGTGGTAATACTATTCTTTATGGTGCTATTCGAGGAGAACTATATATGAATGGTATTGCAGGTGAGAGATTTGCTGTAAGAAACTCTGGTGCTTCAGCAGTAGTTGAAGGTGTTGGAGATCACTGTTGTGAATATATGACTGGTGGTAGAGTAGTTGTCTTAGGAGAGACTGGTCGTAACTTTGGAGCAGGTATGAGCGGTGGTATTGCTTATGTATATGACATAGCAGGAAACTTTGAAGATAAAGTAAATCAAGGAATTGTTAATATAGAAGAGCTTGAAGAAGATGATATTTTAGAGCTTAAATCTTTGCTAGAAAAGCATGTTGAGTATACAGACAGTGAACGTGGAAAAGAAATCTTAGCAGATTGGGACAAAAGTTTAAGTAAGTTTGTTAAAGTTATTTCTCCAGCTTATAAAGAACTATTGGCGAAGAGTAGAGAGGAGGCAGAATAA
- a CDS encoding DUF503 domain-containing protein, whose amino-acid sequence MIVGLCRVELRVPMSQSLKNKRGVLKSMINRIKNRFNVSISEVAKHDDLKLASLGIVTVSCDRIYVEKLLNKVLDYIESNYIEVQLLDESIEFI is encoded by the coding sequence ATGATAGTAGGATTATGTAGAGTAGAATTAAGAGTACCTATGAGCCAGTCTTTAAAGAACAAACGTGGAGTACTTAAGAGTATGATCAATCGGATTAAGAATCGTTTTAATGTCTCTATTTCTGAAGTTGCTAAACATGATGATTTGAAATTAGCAAGCTTGGGAATAGTAACAGTTAGTTGTGATAGAATATATGTAGAAAAATTATTAAATAAAGTATTAGATTATATTGAATCTAACTATATAGAGGTACAGTTATTAGATGAGTCAATTGAGTTTATTTAA
- a CDS encoding LysM peptidoglycan-binding domain-containing protein: protein MGNCSKDHFREIQQSLVKTKLYQVKLGDTIAALSRRFNVSVASLAAVNPSLNYNFLRLGQSLYLPKQEELGYSEMSYYRIKDGETLPSIAQKFNVKLDQLREVNPLLDEAELEVNQLILIPLLPSNPFCSKDSIIYIVKYRDSFESIAKKYNLSLSNLKEANPNIDPEALLLGQKICLPI, encoded by the coding sequence TTGGGTAATTGTTCTAAAGATCATTTCCGAGAAATCCAGCAATCTTTAGTGAAAACTAAATTATATCAAGTCAAACTAGGAGATACAATTGCTGCTTTATCACGTAGATTTAATGTTTCAGTAGCTTCACTTGCTGCTGTTAATCCATCTTTGAATTATAACTTTTTGAGACTAGGGCAGAGTTTGTATCTTCCTAAGCAAGAGGAGTTAGGATATTCTGAAATGAGTTATTATAGAATAAAGGATGGAGAAACTCTGCCTTCTATAGCTCAAAAGTTTAATGTAAAATTAGATCAGCTAAGAGAGGTTAATCCTTTGCTAGATGAGGCTGAATTAGAGGTGAATCAGCTGATTTTAATTCCACTACTTCCTTCAAATCCTTTTTGCTCTAAAGACTCTATAATTTATATTGTAAAATATAGAGATAGTTTTGAATCGATAGCTAAGAAGTATAATCTTTCTTTATCTAATTTGAAAGAGGCTAATCCTAATATTGATCCAGAAGCATTATTGCTTGGGCAGAAGATTTGTTTACCGATATAA
- the lexA gene encoding transcriptional repressor LexA, whose translation MDLPMGSFRYINFKSKHSYKVDIKANNMLTELEVDDGFEKESIPHNKVKRLLVYGDIAAGQEININTTMDEEFPLPKRWFKSCYDNFVLQVEGDSMLNADIEDGDYVVVRQQDTASSGQIVAAIIEDGVTLKRFKKKEGDIYLLPENEDYQQIKLEEDIRILGVAVGLIKNI comes from the coding sequence ATGGATCTTCCTATGGGATCTTTTCGATATATAAATTTTAAATCAAAGCATAGCTATAAAGTTGATATCAAAGCTAATAATATGTTAACAGAACTGGAAGTAGATGATGGATTTGAAAAAGAATCAATCCCTCATAACAAAGTAAAGAGACTATTAGTTTATGGAGATATTGCTGCCGGTCAAGAAATTAATATTAATACTACTATGGATGAAGAATTTCCTCTACCTAAAAGATGGTTTAAAAGCTGCTATGATAATTTTGTATTACAGGTTGAGGGTGATAGTATGTTAAATGCTGATATAGAAGATGGTGACTATGTAGTTGTTAGACAGCAAGATACTGCTTCTAGTGGACAGATAGTGGCAGCTATTATAGAAGATGGAGTTACCTTAAAGCGATTTAAGAAGAAAGAAGGAGATATCTATCTTCTGCCAGAGAATGAAGATTATCAGCAGATTAAACTGGAAGAAGATATTAGAATCTTAGGGGTAGCTGTAGGACTAATTAAAAATATTTAA
- a CDS encoding methyl-accepting chemotaxis protein yields the protein MAKKRATKEIRLGIIGGGEIGRKLLEIFLQMNSIQVEFISDINDNAPGIKLAKQEQIKTTSNMMEIVQDYSLDLILEVTGVNEVLQSVQDNKGENTELISSEGSYLIYNLIEEYNNFHNQLLTKVISHLDEVYHEIEDDSQNINQLLGQIQRITKNLNMLALNASIEAARATSNQGNGKGFAIVAKEVKNLSGRSSELVDNIEEINTDIRALNARITEVVQELKGDE from the coding sequence ATGGCCAAGAAGAGAGCTACCAAAGAGATAAGATTAGGAATAATAGGTGGTGGAGAGATAGGCAGAAAACTATTAGAGATATTTTTGCAGATGAATTCTATTCAAGTAGAATTCATTTCTGATATAAATGATAATGCGCCAGGTATAAAACTAGCCAAGCAGGAACAGATTAAGACTACATCAAATATGATGGAAATTGTGCAAGACTATAGTTTAGATCTAATTCTTGAAGTTACTGGAGTAAATGAAGTATTACAGTCTGTCCAAGATAATAAAGGAGAAAATACAGAATTAATTAGTAGTGAAGGCTCTTATTTAATTTATAATCTAATTGAAGAGTATAATAATTTTCATAATCAACTATTAACAAAGGTGATTTCTCATTTAGATGAAGTATATCATGAAATAGAAGATGATTCACAGAATATTAATCAACTTTTAGGTCAAATTCAACGGATTACTAAGAACTTAAATATGTTAGCCTTAAATGCTTCTATTGAAGCTGCTAGAGCAACTTCAAATCAAGGGAATGGTAAAGGTTTTGCTATAGTAGCTAAAGAGGTAAAGAATTTATCAGGGAGATCAAGTGAACTAGTAGATAATATAGAAGAGATAAATACAGATATTAGAGCTTTAAATGCCAGAATTACAGAGGTTGTACAGGAACTTAAGGGGGATGAATAG